TTTTTCCACAACTCGACGACGTGGTGATCGACGGTTTCCAGGAACGGGTCCCAGACCTTGTGCAGGAATTGCTCGGAAACGCCGTTCTGGGCGAAGCGGTGCGACAGCGAGCCGGAGGCAAGCACGGCGACGGTGCCGTCGTACTGTTCCTCGATCGCCTTTCTTACCGCCTGACCGAGCACGATGGAGTCGGCCAGGTTGTGCACCGTGCACAGCGCCGAAACCGAGACCACCTTGAACTCTTTGTCCGGGTTCATGTAGCGCATCGGCACCAGGGTGCCGTACTCCGGGGCCAGGCTGGTCGCGTCGTGGGCACGGGTATGCACCCCCATGGCCGTCGCCGTGTCGGCGATGGCCTTGCCCAGCTCCGGGTTGCCGACGTAGGAGAACGGCAGGTTCTTGATGAAGTGCGGCAGCTCGTTGGAGGTGTAGATGCCCTCCCAACTCGGTGCGCAGTTGATGTGGTAACCGGAATTGACCAGCCAGTGCGTATCGAAGACGACGACGGTGTCGACGCCGGCCTCACGCATACGGCGGGCGATCTCCTTGTGACCGTCGATGGCGGCCTGACGGCAGCCCTTGTGTGGTCCGTCCTGCTCGGACAGGTACATCGACGGCACGTGGGTGATCTTGGCGGCTAAAGCGAGTTTTCCCATGATTGTCTCCTCCGTGCGTCCTCAGACGCCCCAACGCGGGATCGGGTGGCTGCCGTAGGACACGGCGATGTTCTTCGCCTCGCAGAACACTTCGTAGCTGTAGTGGTTGCCTTCGCGGCCGGTACCGGAGGCCTTGGAGCCGCCGAAGGGCTGGCGCAGGTCGCGCACGTTCTGGCTGTTCACGAAGGTCATGCCGGACTCGATGGCCTTGGCCAGGCGGATGGCGCGGCCGGTGTTGTTGGTCCACAAGTACGACGAGAGGCCGTAGATGGTGTCGTTGGCGATCTGGATCGCTTCTTCTTCGGTCTTGAAGCGGATGATGCACGGCACCGGCCCGAAGATTTCTTCCTGGGCGATGCGCATCTTGTTATCCACCCCGGCGAACACCGTCGGCTGAACCCAGAAGCCGTTCTTGAACTTGTCGTCGACCGTCGGCGTGCCGCCGCCGAAAACGACTTCGGCACCTTCCTGCTTGCCGAGTTCGATGTAGTAATTGACCTTTTCCTGGTGGCCCTTGGAGATCATCGGCCCGATGATGGTGCTCATGTCGGTCGGGTCGCCGACCTTGATCTTGGCGGCGCGGGCGGCGAAATCGGCGACGAACTTGTCGTAGATGCCGGCCTGAACAATGATCCGCGAGCCGGCGGTGCAGCGCTCGCCATTGTTCGAGAAGATCATGAAGATGGCGGCGTCGAGGGCGCGTTCGTAGTCGGCGTCGTCGAAAATGATGAAGGGCGACTTGCCGCCCAGTTCCATCGAGAACTTCTTGAGGCCGGCCGACTTGACGATGCGGTTGCCGGTGGCGGTCGAGCCGGTAAAGGAAATCGAACGCACATCCGGGTGAGCGACCAGCGGCTCGCCGGCGGTGTTGCCGAAGCCATGGACGACGTTGAAGACGCCCGGCGGGATGCCGGCTTCGAGCGCCAGTTCGCCGAGGCGGTTGGCGGTCAGCGGCGACAACTCGGACATCTTGAGCACGGCGGTGTTGCCGAAGGCCAGGCAAGGCGCGGTCTTCCAGGTGGCGGTCATGAACGGCACGTTCCACGGCGAGATCAGCGCGCAGACGCCCACCGGCTGCCACAGCGTGTAGTTCAGGTGGCCGGTGTCGGAATCGTAGGTTTCGCCGTGCATGTGCTGGATCAGCTCGGCGAAGTAGTTGAAGTTGTCGGAGGCGCGCGGCACCAGCACCTTCTTGGTCTGGTAGGTGACCTGGCCGGTGTCGGCGGTTTCCATGTCGGCGATCGGCTCGACGTTGGCGGCAATCAGCTCGCCCAGCTTGCGCACCAGGCGGGCGCGCTCCTTGACCGGCGTGGCGGCCCAGCCCGGGAAAGCGGCCTTGGCGGCGGCCACTGCGGCATTGACTTCGGCTTCGCCGCCGCTGGCAACGGTATCGATCACTTCGCCGGTCGCCGGATTGACCGTTTCGAAGGTCTCCTTGCTCTCGACCTTCTGGCCGTTGATGATGTGCTTGATCATGCTGTTCTCGCTTTCTTTAAACGGGGGCGAACCAGGTCTGGTCGTCGACGATGGTGTTGACCAGACAGCAGACGTTTTCAACTTCGGTTTCGATGACATCGCCCGGCTTCACATCGGCCAGGCCTTCCGGCGTGCCGGTCAGGATGACGTCGCCCGGATTCAGGGTCATGAAGGACGACAGGTATTCGATCAGGGTAGCGATGTCGAAAATCATGTCGGCGGTCGTTCCTTCCTGCGTCGTCTGGCCATTGACGCGGGTGGTCAGCTTGAGCGCCATCGGGCTCGGCACATCGGCGGCATCGACCAGCCACGGGCCGAGCGGCGTGCAGGCGTCACGGTTCTTGACCCGCAGGTTCGGGCGGTAATAGTTCTCGAGGTAGTCGCGGATGGCGTAGTCGTTGGCCACGGTGTAGCCGGCGACCATGTCCATCGCCTCGGCCTTGTTCACGTTCTTGCCGGTCTTGCCGATGACCACGGCCAACTCGCACTCATAGTGCATGTAGGTGGCGTCGGCCGGGCGGCGCGTCTTGGCCTTGTGGCCAGTGATGGTGTTCGGCCCCTTGAGGAAGACCAGCGGCACTTCCGGCGCCTTGAAGGCGAGTTCCTTGGCGTGGTCGGCGTAGTTCAGGCCGAGCGCGAAGACAGTACCGACTTCGACCGGCGGCAGCCATTGAAATTCGCCCTCGCTGAGCAGTCGACCGTCGGCGAGGCGAACGCGGCCCGCATTTTCAACACCTGCGTCCGTCACCTGATGGACGGCGCCGTTGTAACTGATCCGACCGTGCTTCATGCGGCGACTCCTTGTGCGATGGTGAAATTCAGGCTGCCCAGGCCTTCGGCACTGAGGCGGACGACGCTGCCGGCCTTGGCCTGCGGCGCCTGGTAGCGCACGCCGACGAGCAACACGTCGCCGGCATTGAGGGTCATCCATTCCGAGACATCGGCCAGCAGTTGCGCCGGCTGGCGGATCAGATCATTGAGCGGGCGACGATCCACGACCTCGCCATCGATTTCGGTGACCAGGGTCAGGCCGGCGATATCGACCAGCGGCTTGACCGAGGACAGCGGCAGCGCACCGTCGAAACACTTTTCCTTGATCGCCGGGCGGTAGTAGCTGGCGTGCGGCAGGCTGAGATCGGCAGCGAGCACCAGGCCGCTGACGTGACCCAAGGCATCGGCCGCCGTCACGCGGGCGGCAGCCTGGCCGATGACCAGACCGACGGTAGCGGCGACTTCGACCGAATGGGCACCCTGCGGCAGGTTGACCGTCGAACCACATCCAACACGGGTGTTGGCCGGCTTGATGTAGAGCACCGGGGCCTTCGGGGCACCCTTGTACGGGGCCTCCTCGAGCGAACCGATTTTTTGCACGGAGACGGCATCGTTGAGGATGACGCCGTAGGCCGTGCCGCGAACGTGTTGCTTGATCATGGATTCAGACTCCGCTCAGCCGAGGAAATGCACCAGGCCGAGGCACAGGGTGGGGAAGAAGACCAGCGCGATGATGCGGATGAAGTCGGAGGCGAGGAAAGGCATCACGCCCAGCGCGGTTTCCTTCATCGGGACATCCTTGGCGATCTTGTTGATGACGTAGAGGTTCATGCCGACCGGCGGATGGACCAGACCGATTTCGACCACCATCAGCGCCAGGATGCCGAACCAGATCGACTTGTCCTCGACGCTCATGCCGAAAAAGTCCAGCCCCATGACCATCGGATAGAAGATGGGAATGGTCAAGAGGATCATCGCCAGCGAATCCATCACGCAGCCGAGCAGGATGTAAATGAGCAGGATCGCGAACAGCACGACCAGCGCCGGCAGACCGCTGTTCTGCACCCACAGCGCCAGCTCGGTCGGCATTTGCGACAGGGCCAGGCTGGAGTTGAGCAGATCGGCGCCGATCAGGACCATGAAGATCATCCCGGTGGCGTGGGCGGTGCCATAGACGCTCTGCAGGAAATCCTTGGTGCGCATGCCGCCGGAGACCGCCGCGATGATGCCGCAGGCGGCCGCGCCGATGGATGCGGCTTCGGTCGGGTTGGCCCAGCCACCGTAGATGCCGACGATGACGACGAGGAAGACGCAGAGCACCGGAATGATGTTGATCTGGGCTTTGATCATTTCGGCGAAGGGCACCTTCTCGCCGGCCGGACCGGCCGCCGGGTCGCGGCGGACGATGATCGCGATCACCAGCAGGTAACCGAGAGCGGCAACGATACCGGGCACAACGGCCGCGACGAACAGCTTGCCGATCGACTCCTGGGTCAGCACCGCGTAGATGACCAGCGGCACGGAGGGCGGGATCAGGATGCCCAAGGTGCCCGAGGCAGCCAGCGTGGCCGTGGACAGCTTGCCGGAATAGCCGTGCGACTTCAGTTCCGGCAGCGCCACCTGCCCCATGGTCGCGGCGGTGGCCAGCGAGGAACCGCAGATCGCGCCGAAGGCCGCACAGGCTGCCGTCGAGGCCATCGCCAGACCGCCGCGCCAGTGGCCGATCAGCGTGCCGGCGGCACGGAACAGCGCCTTGGACAAGCCGCCGTGGGTCGCAAACTGGCCCATGAGAATAAACAGCGGGATCACCGCCAGGTCATAGTTGGAAACCCGGGCATAGACCAGGTTGTTCAGGGTGTACATCAGGGCCGAGGTTTCACCCTGATTCATGACGAGATAGATGCCGGCGCCGGTGATGAACATCGCCATCGTGATGTGCACCCGCACGGCGAGCATGGCCAGCAGACAGCCAAAGCCGATCAGGCCGATGGTGGTACCGCTCATTTGTGGGCTCCCGGAAGTTTCTTGGTGGGATGGAAGGAGGCGTAGGCGCGGTAGAAGGCACAGACGGCCATCAGCACGATGCCCGGCACCAGCAGCGCGGTCGGAATCCAGAGCGGCAGCGAGACCAGGGTCGTGACCTCTTGCGATTCATAGGTGGAAATCGCCGACAAGACGGTACGCCAGGCGAGCAGCACCGACACCCCGCCGAGCAGCAGCTCGGCGATGCCGTCGATCGGGCGCTTCAGGGAATCACGCATGTTCTCGGTGAAAAAATCGACCTTGATGTGTTCGCCGAGCAGCGTGCAGTACGGCAGGAAAGCCGTCGCCGCCACCGCCGTCCCGGCCTGCATCAGTTCGATATCGCCGTTGACCGAGCCAAAACCCAGCTTGCGGCCGATGATCGACACCAGCGACATGATGATCAGCGCGATGAACAGCACGCCCCCGGACACTGCCATCGCCTTGCCGGCCATGATCAGGTAATGCTCGACCCGGTCGTGTTCGACCAAGTCGTGCGGCATTCCCATCGGATCCTGCATGATTAACCCCTTGCGACCGTGTTCAATTTACTTGGCGACCGTGCCGGTCAGTTCGCGGGCAGCGGCAATCAGCTTCTTGCCATCCAGACCCTTTTCACCGACCTGCTTGGCCCACTCTTCCTCAACCGTTGCCGTGGCACGCTTCATGGCTTCGACCTGAACGCCGCTGAAGGTGGTGATCTTGTTGCCCTGGGCGGCAATCCGCTTCTTGGTATCAGCGGCGACCTCGTCGAACATCGCACCGAACTTGCCGACCATGACTTCACCGGTGGTCTTGTCGACGATGGCCTTGAGATCGGCCGGCAGGCCGTCGTACTTCTGCTTGTTCATCAGCACGGTAAGCACGGTCGCAGTTGGATAGGCAACGCCTTCGGCCGGCTGAGCATGGAACTTGGTGACTTCGGAGAGCTTGGTCGGGTAGACCAGTTCCCAGGCGCCGAGCGAACCGTCGACCACGCCCTTGGCAATGGCTTCGGTGACCTGGGCCGGCGGCATCGCCACTGGCTGGCCACCGAGCGCAGCCAAGGTCTTGGCACCAACGCGGGTCGAAGTACGCAGCTTGAGACCAGAGAAGCCGGTCAAGCCTGCCACTTCCTTCTTCGAGGTATGCACCGCCTGGCCGCCATCGGTGTGGAAGGCCAGCACCTTGTAGGCGGCAAATTCCTGCTGCGCGTGCTGCTGGTAGAACTTCCACAGCGCCTTGGAACTGGAAGTCGCATCCTTGACCATGAACGGCAGCTCGAAGGCTTCGATCGCCGGGAAACGACCGGCAGAGTAACCCGGGCCAGTCCACACCACGTCGGCAACGCCGTTCTTCACCTGGTCGACCAGTTGGGCCGGCGTGCCGCCCAACTGCATGGCCGGGTAGAACTGGCACTTGATGCGGCCGGCCGAAGCCTTGCCCATTTCGTCGCACCAGGGCTGCAGCACCTTCTGCTGCGTCGGCGCGGCCGACGGCAGGAAGTGCGCGATCTTGAAGGTCACTTCCTGCGCCTGCGCGGACAAGGAAACGGATGCGGTGACGGCCCCCAGGGCCAGCAGCTTGCGGTAGTTCATGGGAATCTCCTCTTTTGCGGGACCGGACATCGCGCCGGTTGTTAATATGTTAGCAATTAAATCGCTACGATGTTAGTAAGTCAACGACAAAAACGCTTTTTTACAATTTCCGGAGGTTGACCGTGACCGCTTCCCGGTCACGGTCGCGGTGGCTCAAACCCGCTTGAACAGCGGGCTGCGCACCTGCTGTGCGTCGGCCGCCGAGAAGAATTTCTCGGTATAGATGTCGCGCTCGAACAGGCGGCCCTGCATCAGCGTGGTGATGCAGGCTTCGATCATGATCGGGGGGCCGCAAAGATAGGCTTTCTGACCACGGAAATCGTTGTCGAAATGGGCCTTGGCCGCTTCATGGACGAAGCCCCGGAAACCGCTCCAGCCGCTGTCGGCCGGTTCATCGTTCAGGGCCGGGACATAGGTGAAGTGCGGGTACTTGGCGGCCAGATCGAGGAATTCCTGGTGGTAATAGAGTTCGCCCTGATTGCGCGCGCCGTACACCAGCGTGATCGGCAGGGTGCTACCCTCTTCCAGCAGGTCGAGGATCATCGAGCGCGGGCTGGACAGACCGGAACCGCCGGCCATGAACAGGGACGGCACATTGGCCGATTTATGCACGAAGAAACGGCCATACGGACCGGACACGGTGACCGCGTCGCCGACCTTGAGCTCGTTGTGAATCCAGGTCGTGCCGGCACCGCCGGGCACGATGCGGATGTTCAGTTCGATCTCGTCGCCGGTCGACGGGGCGTTGGCGAGCGAAAAGGCGCGGTGGCCGAGGTCATTCGGCAGGTTGAAATTGACGTACTGGCCGGCCTGGAAATCGAGGGCTTCGTCCAGCTTGAGCCAGATCCCCTTGATGGTCGGCGTCAGGTCTTCGATCCGGCTGACCACGCCGGGGAAATCGCGGACTGGAATGTCGCGGGCGTCTTCGTCGATCTCCATTTCGACTTCGATCACCGCATCCGATTCCAGCGTGGCGCAGCAGGCCAGGGCCTTGCCCTCTTCCCGCTCGTAATCCATCAGCGCGAAGCTTGATGCGTTCTGGTGGTCGACCTCGCCGTCGGTGATGCACACCTTGCAGGTGGCGCAATAGCCCTGGCCGCAAGCGTGCGGCAGGTAGATGCCGGCGCGCAGCGCGGCGTCGAGCAGGGTCTGGCCATCCTCGACTTCGATGGTCCGGCCGAGGGGTTCAATGGTCAGTTCGTAGCTCATGACAGTCTCTCCGCTGGGAAATCCGGGCTACCGGACGGGGCTACCGTCCGGCGCACCGTGTGCGTTTTTAGTAGCCGGTACCGGCAATGCCATCCAGGCCCGGGGTGCGGAAACGGATCAGGTCCTTGTGACCGATACCGTTCTCGGCCAGGCTCTTGTCGCGATCCGGCGTGAAGCTGTTCTTGCCGTTCTGCCAGAGGGCCTTATCCCAGTCGATCTGCGCCCAGTCCGGGTGATAGCTGAAGCACTCGGCCATCTGCGCGAT
This genomic window from Dechloromonas sp. ZY10 contains:
- a CDS encoding phenol hydroxylase subunit P4; the encoded protein is MTMLKTLAPYEFKSRDALENYKGRQLVYINWERHRMFSRPFVVALTPDTPFSTIIAQMAECFSYHPDWAQIDWDKALWQNGKNSFTPDRDKSLAENGIGHKDLIRFRTPGLDGIAGTGY
- a CDS encoding fumarylacetoacetate hydrolase family protein — translated: MKHGRISYNGAVHQVTDAGVENAGRVRLADGRLLSEGEFQWLPPVEVGTVFALGLNYADHAKELAFKAPEVPLVFLKGPNTITGHKAKTRRPADATYMHYECELAVVIGKTGKNVNKAEAMDMVAGYTVANDYAIRDYLENYYRPNLRVKNRDACTPLGPWLVDAADVPSPMALKLTTRVNGQTTQEGTTADMIFDIATLIEYLSSFMTLNPGDVILTGTPEGLADVKPGDVIETEVENVCCLVNTIVDDQTWFAPV
- the hpaD gene encoding 3,4-dihydroxyphenylacetate 2,3-dioxygenase codes for the protein MGKLALAAKITHVPSMYLSEQDGPHKGCRQAAIDGHKEIARRMREAGVDTVVVFDTHWLVNSGYHINCAPSWEGIYTSNELPHFIKNLPFSYVGNPELGKAIADTATAMGVHTRAHDATSLAPEYGTLVPMRYMNPDKEFKVVSVSALCTVHNLADSIVLGQAVRKAIEEQYDGTVAVLASGSLSHRFAQNGVSEQFLHKVWDPFLETVDHHVVELWKKGDWKTFCGMLPEYAVKCHGEGMMHDTAMLLGVLGGESYTGQAEVVTPYFGSSGTGQINVVFPV
- a CDS encoding TRAP transporter substrate-binding protein, which produces MNYRKLLALGAVTASVSLSAQAQEVTFKIAHFLPSAAPTQQKVLQPWCDEMGKASAGRIKCQFYPAMQLGGTPAQLVDQVKNGVADVVWTGPGYSAGRFPAIEAFELPFMVKDATSSSKALWKFYQQHAQQEFAAYKVLAFHTDGGQAVHTSKKEVAGLTGFSGLKLRTSTRVGAKTLAALGGQPVAMPPAQVTEAIAKGVVDGSLGAWELVYPTKLSEVTKFHAQPAEGVAYPTATVLTVLMNKQKYDGLPADLKAIVDKTTGEVMVGKFGAMFDEVAADTKKRIAAQGNKITTFSGVQVEAMKRATATVEEEWAKQVGEKGLDGKKLIAAARELTGTVAK
- a CDS encoding TRAP transporter large permease, whose protein sequence is MSGTTIGLIGFGCLLAMLAVRVHITMAMFITGAGIYLVMNQGETSALMYTLNNLVYARVSNYDLAVIPLFILMGQFATHGGLSKALFRAAGTLIGHWRGGLAMASTAACAAFGAICGSSLATAATMGQVALPELKSHGYSGKLSTATLAASGTLGILIPPSVPLVIYAVLTQESIGKLFVAAVVPGIVAALGYLLVIAIIVRRDPAAGPAGEKVPFAEMIKAQINIIPVLCVFLVVIVGIYGGWANPTEAASIGAAACGIIAAVSGGMRTKDFLQSVYGTAHATGMIFMVLIGADLLNSSLALSQMPTELALWVQNSGLPALVVLFAILLIYILLGCVMDSLAMILLTIPIFYPMVMGLDFFGMSVEDKSIWFGILALMVVEIGLVHPPVGMNLYVINKIAKDVPMKETALGVMPFLASDFIRIIALVFFPTLCLGLVHFLG
- a CDS encoding TRAP transporter small permease, which encodes MQDPMGMPHDLVEHDRVEHYLIMAGKAMAVSGGVLFIALIIMSLVSIIGRKLGFGSVNGDIELMQAGTAVAATAFLPYCTLLGEHIKVDFFTENMRDSLKRPIDGIAELLLGGVSVLLAWRTVLSAISTYESQEVTTLVSLPLWIPTALLVPGIVLMAVCAFYRAYASFHPTKKLPGAHK
- the hpaE gene encoding 5-carboxymethyl-2-hydroxymuconate semialdehyde dehydrogenase; amino-acid sequence: MIKHIINGQKVESKETFETVNPATGEVIDTVASGGEAEVNAAVAAAKAAFPGWAATPVKERARLVRKLGELIAANVEPIADMETADTGQVTYQTKKVLVPRASDNFNYFAELIQHMHGETYDSDTGHLNYTLWQPVGVCALISPWNVPFMTATWKTAPCLAFGNTAVLKMSELSPLTANRLGELALEAGIPPGVFNVVHGFGNTAGEPLVAHPDVRSISFTGSTATGNRIVKSAGLKKFSMELGGKSPFIIFDDADYERALDAAIFMIFSNNGERCTAGSRIIVQAGIYDKFVADFAARAAKIKVGDPTDMSTIIGPMISKGHQEKVNYYIELGKQEGAEVVFGGGTPTVDDKFKNGFWVQPTVFAGVDNKMRIAQEEIFGPVPCIIRFKTEEEAIQIANDTIYGLSSYLWTNNTGRAIRLAKAIESGMTFVNSQNVRDLRQPFGGSKASGTGREGNHYSYEVFCEAKNIAVSYGSHPIPRWGV
- a CDS encoding NADH:ubiquinone reductase (Na(+)-transporting) subunit F encodes the protein MSYELTIEPLGRTIEVEDGQTLLDAALRAGIYLPHACGQGYCATCKVCITDGEVDHQNASSFALMDYEREEGKALACCATLESDAVIEVEMEIDEDARDIPVRDFPGVVSRIEDLTPTIKGIWLKLDEALDFQAGQYVNFNLPNDLGHRAFSLANAPSTGDEIELNIRIVPGGAGTTWIHNELKVGDAVTVSGPYGRFFVHKSANVPSLFMAGGSGLSSPRSMILDLLEEGSTLPITLVYGARNQGELYYHQEFLDLAAKYPHFTYVPALNDEPADSGWSGFRGFVHEAAKAHFDNDFRGQKAYLCGPPIMIEACITTLMQGRLFERDIYTEKFFSAADAQQVRSPLFKRV
- a CDS encoding fumarylacetoacetate hydrolase family protein; this encodes MIKQHVRGTAYGVILNDAVSVQKIGSLEEAPYKGAPKAPVLYIKPANTRVGCGSTVNLPQGAHSVEVAATVGLVIGQAAARVTAADALGHVSGLVLAADLSLPHASYYRPAIKEKCFDGALPLSSVKPLVDIAGLTLVTEIDGEVVDRRPLNDLIRQPAQLLADVSEWMTLNAGDVLLVGVRYQAPQAKAGSVVRLSAEGLGSLNFTIAQGVAA